CAGCTTAAGGAAGGATTAAGGGATAGGGGAGAGCGATTGCATTTATGAGGTGAGGTGGGCGATCGCCTTAAGGGGTGAAGGGGCGATCGCATCACAAAACGTTAGGCAGCACTAACCATAGTTATCGAAATTGATCAAATAGTTAGTCCTATTCTGATATGGCTTAAGGTATTCCTCTACTCGATTAGGATTAGCATCTGCAAACCGATTATAGACAATGTCTAGCGAAGGGTTTAGTTCCTACTGGTAGATTTGCTTGTTGAATTAGCATATGTTATCTGGACAAACTTGCTCAACTTTTTGAAGTGCTTTTCTGGCAGCCTTCGAAATATCTGTACCTCCAAACTCTTCTACACTAGAAATGTCCTTTAGAGAGTCGGTTAAATTTTTCAAAATAAATTCAACCTTTTTGCTGTCATCTTGATCTTCAACCTTGTTTAAGTATTCGCGTATTGACTTGTTGAAATCCACCATAGGCTCTATAAGAGCTAGAATATCGGTCATGGATTCAACGTTAGTAGACTGATCTTTGCGCAATAAAGAAAATCTTAATTGATGTATGGATGATTCTAGCAGCGTGATAGCAGATTCAAGGCTTTCTTTTATTTTGTCGTTCATAATCAGCTAGCTTTCCTTAACTTAAAATAGGGGTAATCTTGATTGTCAGTAGAATTAGGATCTGTCGCAAATTTGACGATCTTCATTAGCAATATTAACATTAGTACTTAAGTAATCATTTAGCCAAATACAGCTAGCATTAATAAGACCGTTCGTCTCGTAGCTTGAGGGTTGAATTGACCTTAGACCCCAAACCCTTACGGTTCGATCATCACTGGTAGATACTAGAAGTTTTCCATCAGGGCTAAAATTAATGGCGCTGACTGGCCCATTATGGCCTTTAAATGTTTTGACCAATTTACCAGCAGGCACATTCCATAACTTAATAGTTCCATCTTCACTAGCGGAAGCAACCATAGTTCCAGTAGGACTAAAGCTGACACCATACACAGCAGCATCATGCTTGAGGTTACTGTGTAGCTCCCCATCCGATACTCTCCAGAGCTTTACAGTCTTATCCCAACTAGCAGAAGCTACCAGGTTACCCTTGGGACTAAAAGCAACCTCATGAACTCTATCCTTATGCTCAAAACTTTTTAATAACTGTCCATCCGACACTCTCCAGAGCTTTACAGTCTTATCCCAACTTCCTGAAACAATAATTTCACCGTTAGGACTAAAGTCCACCCCATAAACTGGATCACCATGCTCAAAACTTTTTAATAACTGTCCATCCGATACTCTCCAGAGCTTTACAGTCTTATCCCAGTTGGCAGATGCAACTATCGAATTATTTGGGCTAAATCTCACCTTTAAAACAGCATCTCTCTCTTTGATTTTTTGTGGCCTCAGCTCTTGTCTGAGATCACCCTTAATGCCCCAAACTCTAGCTACTCCATCTATACTACCTGTGACAATTAATTGACTATCAGAACTAAAATCAATACCCCAGATTCCTTTCTGAAAGCTGCCAATATCTCTTATGAACTCTCCATTCTTCTTCCAAATTTTTACAGTCCGATCAATACTTGTGGAGCCGATAATGTCACCACTTGGTGCAAAATCTGCATCAATCGTATCTTGCTTATGTCCTTCTAGCCGATTGTACTCTTGCGTTTCAGTTACTATTGTTTCAAGTAGTGCTGGAGGTTGAACTCTTTTTAGTTGAATTTGCTTTAAAGTTTTTACTGCTGCCACTAGCGAATCAAGTTGATTATGAGCATCGAATAATGCCTTAGATGTGGCAGTCAATGCTTTGATTTCATTGACTTGTGCGTTACGTTTTTCTGTTTGAGCCGAAAAGGCTAAGCTGCCTGATACAGCTGCTAAGATGGCTAGTAAAACTCCAAATGTAGTAGCAATCTGAGTTCGCTGTTTTTCAGCCTTGACTCTGCCTTGATATTCTTTAGCTCTTGCTTCAGCTTCTTCTCGCAGCCTACGTTCCTGTTCTAATTGAGCCTGATTTTCGCGATCGCGTTTCTCAACACTTTTTCGGATAAACTCTGCTTCTTGCAGCGGTAATTTAGGTTGAGATTTATCAATCCAAGCTTCGATCGCAGCTAAGGGGGCACCCGTTAATAAAGCATCTTCGGATTGTTGATAGATATCCTGCCAATCTTGACAAGCTGCTTCTAAACGACGATTGAGTTGAATATCTTCACGACTCTCTTCAATCCAATCGTGCAGCAGTTTCCACTCACTAAATAATGCTTCGTGGGCAACTTCTACGGTTTTATCGGAAGTAATAATCAGACGTTGTTGTTGATCAGAAAGCCGACGAGTAACGCGATCGAGTTGTTCTGGAGAGTCAGCGATCGCCCTTAGGTCTTCCCAACTCGATCGGCGGCGCGTGAACTTTTGACCTTCCCCAATTTGTACTAACTCCAGCAATAGACGACGAACAAACGCTTGATCCTCAGGAGAAAAACTGAGATAGAGCAGATCAGCCCGCTTTTCTAATGCGCCCTTCACCCCACCAATCTCGCGATATCCATGCCAAGTGAGGCAAGGTTGAGCAGACTCTACTTCTTCAATGCAAACTCGCCAAAGTTCTGTTAACGCATATTGCAGCAATGGTAAGGCACCAGGGCGATCGACCACATCATTAGCAATTTGTGATACTAACCCTGACTCCAAGGTGACACCGTGCAAACTTGCAGGCTTTTCGATCGCCTCGTTTAGCTCAAGCAATGTTAGAGGTGTAACTAAATTCGGCTGAGTTTGGTTAATTAGACTAGCTGCTTCGGGATAAGCGGCGCACCGATCGATAAAATCGCCACGAATTGCGATGATGACTTTGGTTGGACGCTCAGAATTGGTTGCCTCTTGAGACATCAAACGAATAAAGTCACGGCGTTCTTTGTCATCGCCACATAGCGTAAATAACTCCTCAAACTGATCGATAAACAGGACAAATGGCTCAGAGCGTTGCTGTTGACGCGCTAAAGTTTCTAGTAGTCGAGCAATCGGGTAATTACCTGGTGTAAAAGCTTCAATTGCCCATTGACTACTTCCTGGCAAGCCATTGCGCTTGAACAGTGGAAATAACCCTGCCTTCACTAAAGAAGACTTGCCACAACCAGACGGCCCAATGACTGCTAAAAAGCGGGATTTTCTTAAATGGTCAATCAAGACCCGAACGATCTGCTCACGACCACAAAAGTAATCTGCCTGTTCTAATGCAAATGCGTTCAAGCCTAAGTAGGGATTTTCTGTCTTAAACGAGGGCGCGGTTTCAAGAGTAGGTAACTGTTGAATTGGGTAAGTAATCAGTTTGATAGAACGACCCCAACCCATACGGATTGGTTCTTGCCGAGAGTCTTTCAGTTCACTACTGATGTAGTCAAACAGGCGATCGCCACTAATGCGACCATCCCTACCCGCATTTTCTGGGGCTAAGCCTTTCAGAAGCGCTCCAGTAAAAACATCATGTTGCTCTGTTTTAATGGCCCAAGCTTGCTCAAATCCACGACAAGCAGTAATTAAGTAATAATCTCTTTGCGAACTGAAGGCGGTTAGGGTTTGTTCGACTAAGCTCCGTTCTAAGAAATAGCCGCCGTGGCAGCAGTCCAAAAGTAGGACTAGGTTGCTCAAATTCGAGGCTCGAATGAGATCATTCAGGCTATCTAGAGCAATGCCATGCTGTTGCTCAACAATTTCTTGACCTTGAGCTTCAATGACACAATCCGAAGTAGCTAGATATCCTTTTTTCTGACCTAAATGATCCGATACAGTAAGGCCATGACCTGTGAAGTAAATCAGTGCTTCGCTCTTATCTGCACGCTCTAAGAAGAAAGTTTTTAACGCTTGACCTAGTTCAGCCCCTGTAACCCCCCGTGAAACCATCTCATAAACATTGTTCTCAGGGTTGAGACGGGCTGGTAGACGAGTCACTTTCTCGAAATCGCCGCACTTTTCTAGAATTTGTGCTACCGCCTCAGCATCAATCGTTGTTTTGTCCAAATTTTTCAGCGGGCTTTTGTACTGAGCAATTCCAATGACAAGTGCGTATCGAGCCATGCAGATGCACCCACTTTTTAGGGCTAGGGATGTAACTTATGACACTAAGATAGACGAGATAATTGAAGCTAAATGTAAACCTTCAAAAAACTCATTCAAACTTTACTGAGGTAATCAATGTCAGAAGTTCAGCGTTTGGTCTATGAAGACGGTGGTGAGCAATTTGAGATTTACATTGAATCTAGGGCTGTCCCGACTCTTCCGCCAGAGTCTAATCAGGATGACGATCTCGAAGAGGGGTACGGCTGGCAGGAAGATACTGCGGTTAAAATGCGCCAAGCGCGTGACATGATTCGAGGCTATACCTTATATGCTCTAAGTGCCTTTAAGAACTTCGGTGCTGCCGAAATTCAGGAAGTTAATTTAAAGTTTGGTTTAAAAATTGGTGGTAAGGCAGGAATTCCTTACATT
This window of the Trichocoleus desertorum ATA4-8-CV12 genome carries:
- a CDS encoding caspase family protein; translated protein: MARYALVIGIAQYKSPLKNLDKTTIDAEAVAQILEKCGDFEKVTRLPARLNPENNVYEMVSRGVTGAELGQALKTFFLERADKSEALIYFTGHGLTVSDHLGQKKGYLATSDCVIEAQGQEIVEQQHGIALDSLNDLIRASNLSNLVLLLDCCHGGYFLERSLVEQTLTAFSSQRDYYLITACRGFEQAWAIKTEQHDVFTGALLKGLAPENAGRDGRISGDRLFDYISSELKDSRQEPIRMGWGRSIKLITYPIQQLPTLETAPSFKTENPYLGLNAFALEQADYFCGREQIVRVLIDHLRKSRFLAVIGPSGCGKSSLVKAGLFPLFKRNGLPGSSQWAIEAFTPGNYPIARLLETLARQQQRSEPFVLFIDQFEELFTLCGDDKERRDFIRLMSQEATNSERPTKVIIAIRGDFIDRCAAYPEAASLINQTQPNLVTPLTLLELNEAIEKPASLHGVTLESGLVSQIANDVVDRPGALPLLQYALTELWRVCIEEVESAQPCLTWHGYREIGGVKGALEKRADLLYLSFSPEDQAFVRRLLLELVQIGEGQKFTRRRSSWEDLRAIADSPEQLDRVTRRLSDQQQRLIITSDKTVEVAHEALFSEWKLLHDWIEESREDIQLNRRLEAACQDWQDIYQQSEDALLTGAPLAAIEAWIDKSQPKLPLQEAEFIRKSVEKRDRENQAQLEQERRLREEAEARAKEYQGRVKAEKQRTQIATTFGVLLAILAAVSGSLAFSAQTEKRNAQVNEIKALTATSKALFDAHNQLDSLVAAVKTLKQIQLKRVQPPALLETIVTETQEYNRLEGHKQDTIDADFAPSGDIIGSTSIDRTVKIWKKNGEFIRDIGSFQKGIWGIDFSSDSQLIVTGSIDGVARVWGIKGDLRQELRPQKIKERDAVLKVRFSPNNSIVASANWDKTVKLWRVSDGQLLKSFEHGDPVYGVDFSPNGEIIVSGSWDKTVKLWRVSDGQLLKSFEHKDRVHEVAFSPKGNLVASASWDKTVKLWRVSDGELHSNLKHDAAVYGVSFSPTGTMVASASEDGTIKLWNVPAGKLVKTFKGHNGPVSAINFSPDGKLLVSTSDDRTVRVWGLRSIQPSSYETNGLINASCIWLNDYLSTNVNIANEDRQICDRS